The Citrus sinensis cultivar Valencia sweet orange chromosome 4, DVS_A1.0, whole genome shotgun sequence DNA segment tcatttcatCTGAGATATGCCAATATCTACTAGCAGTCCGCTGAGGTGGTACGGAGACATTCCAGAAGCAATATTAGTAAAATGTTAATCTTCAAATACAGTACTTGAAATCTTTTCACTAATTAGCAGAGCAGCCACACATGCTTATACAATTTCCACGTTCCAAGCACAAGTTCCCTCTGATTCACGGCGGTTTAAAAAAGGGAAAGAGTGTGAAAATTGATGAGCAGGCTATTCTTatgatgttttgacttttgagtactgattttttcaataatagtACTAAAATTCAACAAGGAATTTTTCATTTGCTGTTACATAATTCCAACTAATCCTTGCTCAGACACTTCCAAGTCTCTGCTGCAGTTAAGAGGCCAATTCTTGACATTTTTTAACTACAAATGATTCAAAGATATCTAGAATTTGCATTCTGTGGGACAAGTAAGAGTGCAAGAACTCGTGATAATGAGATTTTGGACTAACTGAACAGATTGTATGGTCACTGAAATGGATATAAGAGTTAAGACATGTGATAATGAGATTTTGGACTAACTGAACAGATTGTATGGTCACTGAAATGGATATAAGAATTAAGACATGAGGATGTGCCCAGTTAAACTACCACCACCACTAACACACTCGTTATATTCAGCGAATGATACTCAAAATTCTTTGTGATGATGAAAAATAATGGACTGTGCGAttgagaaattgaattttggttCATGTGTTGCATAAACAGCTAACAACTGTACCTAGTATTTCTCttaaaactttttcatttCAGTTGCCACTTTCTGGCAGCTTAAGTTCCAATGTTAGGGTCCCACCAATCCCCCTATTTCTATTAACAAATCTACTATTTCTACAGATATAGCATATCCACTTCTAGATCAAAGGGTGAGGGATACCAACCTGAAAGAAATGTCACAATGAGGAGCGCTTTTCAGTTAGTTGTTCACATGCAGAAAATAGTTTATTGCAGGCTGGATCTTTACGTCTTCATGATCTGATGAACTAATGACCTAATCAACTACCCTGCCTGTCATAGCCATTCTCCATTCctcaaaaaaatcaaacaatatgTTTTAAGGGAACATATAATCATAGTGGACATTATGCACATCTAGATTGAAGAAACtcttcaaccaaaaaaatgaGTGCTCGAACAAAGTATTCTATGAAACTAATTGTAAAGCTTCATTCAATTCTATCTTCCAATTAGAATCAAGCCATTGGCAATAAGTTTGGCATCTAAAAGTTTTGCTATAGAGCCAACATAGACATCATAAAGATAATAGAAATTGCTTCATTAATGTAGAGATCACAAAACAATCTAGTCCCGATGTCTCAAACAGAGACAAAGAATACATGAACGACAGAAACTTATGGGTTCAAGTTTTGGGAAAACTGGAACGTTACACAAATTATCTACCACAATAGCAGCAAATAGGAAAAAAGCAGGCACAATactgatattaattaatgaagcAAAAGTTAATATTGTTTTTGGTTGGTCTCTCTAGTGTAATTGACATCAACTCAATGGTCAAGAATCGGCAACCTCCACCTCCAATTCATGCAGTTTGGCAGGATAACAAACTGCAGTTAATAATGAACTAAAAATCTACCCAACATAAGTGCAATTCGCAAAGCTCAAATGTGTAATCATAAcatcaattatcaaatttcaGTGGAGGCAATAAATTACAACAATTCATCCTCTAGTGTTATTACTATAAGCAATACAAACTAACCTATCAACCAAAAAATGGAACTTTACTCTTCAAatacaaaatctaaaaatttagtCACTTTCACTAACATTCTTCATTTAATTCACTTTTCTTGTTCATCGGTATCATTGCCTTGGTTGATGGTACCAAATTTTGCTGGAACGAATCTTGCCTCTGTAACCACATCACGTGCCCCTGCAAAGAGGACCAAAACGAAaatcaagaaacaaaacttGAAACGTTATGATGGAAATTTTGTGATATAAAAAGAAGGGTCACCTGAAGAGCAGCAGCCCAAGCAATGAGAAAAGAAGCGAACCAGAATTTCTTGTCTTTGAGGAGCTGCTTCGCTTCAAAATTTGCCATATTAAAACCCTAACCCTAGATTTGGCTGTGTTTGGGGGTTTTAGTTTCCTCCTCTCCTGCAGTGATAGACCGGAgttcttttgaataataaaagcTGCTCCTACCATACCGTAATCTGTCCTCCGGATCTCTACTATTTAACTAATTTCTGCCACGTcattacataaataaaaaatttcatgttaCTAGAtccaatttataaaaataactcaCTATTTAATAGTTCAAAAATAGCATTTTCGATAATAATGCCCATTTTTTgctactaaaatttaaaaaaatggtaatagattattatgattaattaatcttagttttaagtcattttgtaaaatttccaGTATGTttgttcaaatattattattaacaattaattttggaatagaatttgaaatattcagaaaattttgaagGTCACACTGCTTGTAAAGCCTTCTGAGAACATGACACATTACATATTTTAGCTTTTAAAGATAAGGTGTCaaaaaatacaagttatcATTTACGATCTGAAAACTACACATTTTGCTTCCTGAAA contains these protein-coding regions:
- the LOC102606596 gene encoding uncharacterized protein LOC102606596; amino-acid sequence: MANFEAKQLLKDKKFWFASFLIAWAAALQGHVMWLQRQDSFQQNLVPSTKAMIPMNKKSELNEEC